One genomic segment of Arachis duranensis cultivar V14167 chromosome 4, aradu.V14167.gnm2.J7QH, whole genome shotgun sequence includes these proteins:
- the LOC107485936 gene encoding phospholipase A(1) LCAT3: MPMTLCPCFGDRNTDDDEPADRDPVLLVSGMGGSILNSKPKKFGFTTRVWVRFFLADLEFRKKIWSVYNPDTGYTETLDQKSDIVVPEDDHGLYAIDILDPSLFTKCIHLTEVYHFHDMIDMLVGCGYKKGTTLFGYGYDFRQSNRIDKLMDGLKAKLETAYKASGGRKVNLISHSMGGIMILCFLSLHRDDFVKYVNKWICLACPFQGAPGCINDTLLTGLEFVDGFESYFFVSRWTMHQLLVECPSIYEMMANPDYKWKKQPEIHVWQKQTKEDGESNISLESYGPVQCTSLFDEALKNNELTYDGKTVSLPFNFDILEWAAGTRKVINNAKLPDGFSFYNIYGTALDTPFDCCYGSKESPIEDLTDICHTMPEYSYVDGDGTVPSESAKADGLEAIARVGVAAAHRELLRHERVFELIKKWLGAEPTDTKKSKTSKVADADAVKPMVL; encoded by the exons ATGCCGATGACGCTGTGTCCCTGTTTCGGTGACCGGAACACCGACGACGACGAGCCGGCGGATCGCGACCCCGTGCTTCTTGTCTCCGGCATGGGAGGCTCCATTCTCAACTCCAAGCCCAAGAAGTTCGGCTTCACCACCAGAGTCTGGGTTAGGTTCTTCCTCGCTGACTTGGAGTTCCGCAAGAAGATCTGGTCCGTTTACAACCCCGACACAG GTTACACTGAAACACTTGACCAGAAATCTGATATTGTGGTCCCTGAAGATGATCATGGCCTCTATGCGATTGATATTCTAGATCCATCCTTG TTTACGAAATGTATACATTTGACAGAGGTGTATCATTTCCATGATATGATTGACATGCTTGTTGGGTGTGGCTACAAGAAAGGAACCACATTGTTTGGTTATGGTTATGACTTCAGGCAAAGCAATAG AATTGACAAGCTGATGGATGGCCTTAAAGCCAAGTTGGAAACTGCTTACAAAGCCTCTGGTGGAAGGAAAGTTAACTTGATTTCCCATTCTATGGGAGGAATCATGATCCTGTGTTTCTTGTCTCTTCACCGTGAT GATTTTGTCAAATATGTGAATAAGTGGATTTGCTTGGCTTGTCCTTTTCAAG GAGCCCCTGGATGCATCAATGATACTTTATTAACTGGACTTGAGTTTGTTGATGGCTTTGAAAGCTATTTTTTCGTATCAAGGTGGACTATGCATCAATTG CTAGTTGAATGTCCATCAATTTATGAGATGATGGCAAATCCGGATTATAAATGGAAAAAGCAACCAGAAATTCATGTTTGGCAAAAGCAAACCAAGGAGGATGGGGAAAGCAACATCAGTTTGGAATCGTATGGACCAGTCCAATGTACATCTTTATTCGATGAAGCACTGAAGAACAATGAG CTAACATATGATGGGAAGACGGTATCACTGCCTTTTAACTTTGATATCCTCGAATGGGCTGCTGGAACTCGAAAAGTAATAAACAATGCTAAACTGCCAGATGGGTTCAGCTTCTATAACATTTATGGAACAGCATTAGATACACCTTTTGATTGTTG TTATGGTTCGAAAGAATCTCCAATAGAAGACTTAACTGACATATGCCACACCATG cCGGAATATTCTTATGTGGATGGAGATGGAACAGTTCCTTCTGAATCAGCCAAG GCTGATGGACTTGAAGCCATTGCAAGGGTGGGAGTAGCTGCTGCTCACCGCGAATTACTACGACACGAGAGAGTCTTTGAACTCATAAAAAAATGGTTAGGTGCAGAGCCAACAGATACCAAGAAATCCAAGACATCAAAGGTTGCAGATGCTGATGCAGTTAAGCCTATGGTTCTATAA